GTATCCCCATGGCTTAATCTCAGCCTCGGGTGAGGATGTGGGATTGCCAGAAGGACAATTCGGCAACTCAGAGGTCGGTCATATGAATTTGGGCGCAGGTCGAGTGTTATATCAGGACTCTACTCGCATCTCAAATGAGCTTGCCAACCGTGAATTCTATAAGAATGAGGCCTTGGTTAATGCGGTAAAGGCGGCTAATGAATTGGGCGGTAATGTGCATATTATGGGCTTGTTATCCGATGGGGGCGTGCATTCGCATCAAGACCATATCGAGGGTATGTGCCACTCTGCCTTAGTTCATGGTGCTAAAAATGTCTTTGTTCATTGCTTCTTAGATGGCCGTGATACCCCGCCCAAATCGGCAGATAAATATATCAATCGATTACGTGATTATATTAATCAGCTCAATGCCCATTATGAAGGCCGAGTGCAGATCGCCAGTATTATTGGGCGTTACTATGCCATGGATCGTGATAACCGCTGGGACCGGGTACAAAAAGCTTATGAGCTAATCACTGAGGGCAAAGCAGACCGTTTATCAACTCGTGCTGATGGTGCCGTCCAAGCAGCGTATAAAGCACGTGAAACTGATGAATTTATTAGTCCAACGACGGTGATTGGACGTGATGAGATACCTTATACCGTTGAAGATAATGATGCGTTGATATTTATGAATTTCCGTGCTGACCGTGCACGTGAGTTAGCGCAAGCGTTTGTATTGCCGGATCATGAGTTTTCAGGGTTTGCCCGTAATAAGCATCCTAGGCTTGCCGCTTTTGTAATGCTAACTAAGTACTCCGACATTTTGGCTGACAATAGCAAAACTAGCATTGCCTATTATCCAGCATCGTTATCTAACACTCTTGGTGAGTATCTACAAGATCAGGGTAAGACCCAACTGCGCATTGCTGAAACTGAAAAATATGCGCATGTAACCTTTTTCTTTAGCGGTGGTCGTGAGGAGGAGTATGTAGGCGAGACCCGTATATTGGTCCCTTCGCCCGATGTCGCTACTTACGATTTACAGCCGGAGATGAGTGCACCGGAGGTTACTGATAAGTTAGTAGCCGCTATTGAGTCAGGCAAATACGATGTGCTAATCGTCAACTATGCCAATGGTGATATGGTGGGTCATACCGGAGTGTTTGATGCTGCTGTACAAGCCGTAGAAGCCTTAGATAGCTGCGTAGGTCGTATTGAGTCAGCCGTACGAGCAGCGGGTGGTGATATGCTTATCACCGCCGATCATGGGAACTGTGAGCAAATGCAGGATTATGAAAGTGGACAAGTTCATACCCAGCATACTACCGAACATGTGCCATTGATCTATGTGGGTGAAAAACAGCTAAAGGTGCGTAGTGGCGGCCGACTAAGCGACGTAGCGCCCACCATTTTAGCATTAATGGATATTAAATCGCCTAGCGAGATGACAGGCGAAAATCTATTGATGCCTTTGTCTTAACCCTTTGCAGCATAACGATCTAAACGATGTAAATAAAAGGAAGAATAGCGATTATTCTTCCTTTTTTTATGAGCGTACACTTTTTTGTGTTTTAGATTTATTGCAGCTAATATTTTTATTTATACCAAAGTTAATGACAGCGATTGCAATATTGCCATAGTTTTTAGTCCGCTGTTAATGCTATCTTATAGCTCTATAAGTTGTGCATCTTGCCTTATTATTTTATCGTCTATACGAGTTTTTTATGCGTCTATTTGCTCTTAGGTTGCCATTTTTTTTAGTTCCTCTCATAGTAAAGTCTAAACTGCCTAGACCTGCACTGGTGGCTGGGTTATTGGGTTTTAGCAGTATCGCTTCTGTCCAAGCCGCCGCTGCACCTAATCCTGTATCGATGACTGCTAACCAAGCATCAAGCATAAGTAACGTCGATGCCAAGGTAGTTAAGGAGTCTGCTGCTCAATCTAGTAAAGTCCGTCCCACCGCAGATTTGCAGCTTATAGATCTGACAGATGAGTTATCTACTAACGATGATATGTTGAATGCCGCTGATCAGGCTGATGACTGGCTAGATGGCGATGATATTGACAGTATTCCGGATGATAGTGCTCTTATTGATGATGGCGGTTATATTGATACTGACATTCCGGCTGAGGTAGCAGGAGTCTCTTTAAATGCTATTTCACCTGAGACCTTAAAGACCTTTGTCGCTGTAGTAGGTTTAGTACGCCGTGAGTATGTGGATACGGTCAATGATGAAGAGTTGTTTAATAACGCTATGAGTGGCATGCTGACCAAGCTTGATAGTCACGCTGAGTTTTTAGATGCCGAAGCGTATGAGAACTTGCGTGCATTTACCCAGGGCGATGTGGGGGATGTGGGTATAAAGGTTAGCTATCAACCAGAAGCAGAGCATTGGGTGGTTACCGAAGTTACTACAGGCTCCTCGGCGGCTGACAAAGGAATTGCCGTAGGAGACTACTTGCATCAAGTGGATGAGTTTAAACTCGATATCGACATAGAGACTTATGACATAAAGCAGTTGCTAACCGGTATTGCGGGCACCCAAGTGGATGTAGTGACTTCAAAGGCGGGGCGGCGTAAACGAGTTTCAACTTTACAGCGTAATAATACCAACCCTCAGACTATCGAAGCTCGACTAGATAATGGTATTGCGATTATCAAATTACCGGTCTTTCAAGATGATAGCCGTGAAAAGTTGTTAAATAGCTTAACCCGTTTAAATGCGCCGGTATCCGGTATTTTGTTAGATCTACGCGATAACCCAGGCGGGGTACTGACCTCAGCAATAAATGTTGCCAGTTTATTCATGACTGATAGCGACGTTGTCAAAGTAAAGGGCCGTGATAGTGAGCAGCGCACTTTATCGACCCGAGGGGCAGCCATCCTAAAACCCTTACCCGTAGCTATTTTACAAAATCGTTATTCAGCGTCAGCAGCAGAGGTACTTGCCAGTAGTTTGCAAACTCAGAAACGGGCGACGATTATCGGTGAGCTCAGTTATGGTAAAGGCTCGGTACAATCGGTGATAGCGCTTGATAACGAGCAGGCGGTAAAATTAACGGTAGCCCATTATTTGACTCCAGATGGGAGAGAGATTGAGAATGTTGGGGTCAAGCCCGATGTGATCTTATCCGGTAAGGAGAATACTTGGGAGCAGCAGGCACTTAG
This sequence is a window from Psychrobacter jeotgali. Protein-coding genes within it:
- the gpmI gene encoding 2,3-bisphosphoglycerate-independent phosphoglycerate mutase, whose amino-acid sequence is MMSTPQQAESDNAKQQLDNQQNKKVPHVLMILDGFGHREDDKDNAIAAANTPNLDKIYEQYPHGLISASGEDVGLPEGQFGNSEVGHMNLGAGRVLYQDSTRISNELANREFYKNEALVNAVKAANELGGNVHIMGLLSDGGVHSHQDHIEGMCHSALVHGAKNVFVHCFLDGRDTPPKSADKYINRLRDYINQLNAHYEGRVQIASIIGRYYAMDRDNRWDRVQKAYELITEGKADRLSTRADGAVQAAYKARETDEFISPTTVIGRDEIPYTVEDNDALIFMNFRADRARELAQAFVLPDHEFSGFARNKHPRLAAFVMLTKYSDILADNSKTSIAYYPASLSNTLGEYLQDQGKTQLRIAETEKYAHVTFFFSGGREEEYVGETRILVPSPDVATYDLQPEMSAPEVTDKLVAAIESGKYDVLIVNYANGDMVGHTGVFDAAVQAVEALDSCVGRIESAVRAAGGDMLITADHGNCEQMQDYESGQVHTQHTTEHVPLIYVGEKQLKVRSGGRLSDVAPTILALMDIKSPSEMTGENLLMPLS
- a CDS encoding S41 family peptidase yields the protein MRLFALRLPFFLVPLIVKSKLPRPALVAGLLGFSSIASVQAAAAPNPVSMTANQASSISNVDAKVVKESAAQSSKVRPTADLQLIDLTDELSTNDDMLNAADQADDWLDGDDIDSIPDDSALIDDGGYIDTDIPAEVAGVSLNAISPETLKTFVAVVGLVRREYVDTVNDEELFNNAMSGMLTKLDSHAEFLDAEAYENLRAFTQGDVGDVGIKVSYQPEAEHWVVTEVTTGSSAADKGIAVGDYLHQVDEFKLDIDIETYDIKQLLTGIAGTQVDVVTSKAGRRKRVSTLQRNNTNPQTIEARLDNGIAIIKLPVFQDDSREKLLNSLTRLNAPVSGILLDLRDNPGGVLTSAINVASLFMTDSDVVKVKGRDSEQRTLSTRGAAILKPLPVAILQNRYSASAAEVLASSLQTQKRATIIGELSYGKGSVQSVIALDNEQAVKLTVAHYLTPDGREIENVGVKPDVILSGKENTWEQQALSVLRQKTNPANAIRFVQKSSTQGSSAP